In Deinococcus maricopensis DSM 21211, one genomic interval encodes:
- the truD gene encoding tRNA pseudouridine(13) synthase TruD, with translation MKLTFDWADLAPLTRTPGTGGALRVTPEAFRVDELPAYPLSGDGDHLYLHVEKTGHTTAFVVQELQRQLGLRDRDIGVAGLKDRHAVTTQYLSIPAKHEARLPTFSVEGVRVLDVTRHTNKLGMGHLAGNRFTVRVSGAPGTAEQARATLDALVQFGLPNYFGPQRFGLGGLNAEEGARVLRGESRLRDPRLRRFLVSSVQSLVFNRFVSLRVERGLLAALLRGDMAKKRDTGGVFRVDDAEAESPRAARGEVSATGTLFGRKIKPLTEDAGVLEAEALAPFGLTPEAFSSRKGDRRVVRIFPGEARVTATDDGYEVSFTLPKGSFATSVLRELTKTNVDVDEGGSADADTDEADA, from the coding sequence GTGAAGTTGACGTTTGATTGGGCGGACCTCGCCCCACTGACCCGCACGCCCGGTACGGGCGGCGCCCTGCGCGTGACGCCCGAGGCGTTCCGCGTGGATGAACTGCCCGCCTATCCCCTGTCCGGTGACGGCGATCACCTGTACCTGCACGTCGAGAAGACCGGGCACACGACTGCGTTCGTGGTGCAGGAGCTGCAGCGCCAGCTGGGCCTGCGTGACCGCGACATCGGCGTGGCCGGCCTCAAGGACCGCCACGCGGTCACCACGCAGTACCTCAGTATTCCCGCGAAGCACGAGGCGCGCCTGCCGACCTTCTCGGTGGAGGGCGTGCGTGTCCTGGACGTCACGCGGCACACGAACAAGCTGGGCATGGGGCACCTCGCCGGGAACCGCTTCACGGTGCGGGTAAGTGGCGCGCCCGGCACGGCCGAGCAGGCACGCGCGACACTGGACGCCCTTGTGCAGTTCGGCCTGCCGAACTACTTCGGGCCGCAGCGGTTCGGGCTGGGCGGCCTGAACGCCGAGGAGGGCGCGCGCGTCCTGCGCGGCGAGTCGCGCCTGCGTGACCCGCGCCTGCGGCGCTTCCTGGTGAGCAGCGTGCAGAGCCTGGTGTTCAACCGCTTCGTGAGCCTGCGCGTGGAGCGCGGCCTGCTGGCCGCGCTCCTGCGCGGCGACATGGCCAAGAAGCGCGACACGGGCGGCGTGTTCCGCGTGGACGACGCCGAGGCGGAATCCCCGCGCGCGGCGCGCGGGGAGGTGAGCGCGACGGGCACGCTGTTCGGCCGGAAGATCAAGCCGCTCACCGAGGACGCCGGGGTGCTGGAGGCCGAGGCGCTCGCGCCGTTCGGGCTGACGCCGGAGGCGTTCTCGTCGCGCAAGGGGGACCGGCGCGTGGTCCGCATCTTCCCTGGTGAAGCGCGCGTCACGGCCACCGACGACGGGTACGAGGTGTCGTTCACGCTGCCGAAGGGCAGTTTCGCGACATCGGTGCTGCGGGAACTCACGAAGACGAACGTGGACGTCGATGAGGGCGGCAGCGCGGACGCGGACACCGACGAGGCCGACGCATGA
- a CDS encoding GNAT family N-acetyltransferase, with translation MPLTLETLTDAVYGDLHPHARTLQPAEQHRAALSEHLTWHATDALSDDFARGYAASAAVPGTTPDDYRNRWVPVSPDLQVLCGPRFEGMDLARPFVEVVGGSRPLELADLPHVTDAVRRAFRMFQPRYARLYRPEPDGAVPGAHPDRRFVGATLGTLRAAPLPDGLRAAPPQNFDFRPAYEAAYRASADADPHHPTYAQPETLDALQDYLNDGLLFEVRLHGRWVGLIAALPTTHLGLSGLEVAELTLAQDARGQGLGAALTTLLARAVPHPDTDVLLGTVHARNTPALKAALRAGRTDLGGWVQLPL, from the coding sequence GTGCCCCTCACCCTTGAGACGCTCACCGACGCCGTGTACGGCGACCTCCACCCGCACGCGCGCACCCTGCAGCCCGCCGAGCAGCACCGCGCCGCCCTGAGCGAGCACCTCACGTGGCACGCCACCGACGCGCTCAGTGACGACTTCGCGCGCGGGTACGCCGCGAGCGCTGCCGTGCCCGGCACCACGCCCGACGACTACCGCAACCGCTGGGTACCCGTCAGCCCCGACCTGCAGGTGCTGTGCGGCCCGCGCTTCGAGGGCATGGACCTCGCGCGGCCCTTCGTGGAAGTCGTGGGCGGGAGCCGCCCCCTGGAACTCGCGGACCTCCCGCACGTCACGGACGCCGTCCGCCGCGCCTTCCGCATGTTCCAGCCGCGCTACGCGCGCCTGTACCGCCCCGAACCGGACGGCGCGGTGCCCGGCGCGCACCCGGACCGGCGCTTCGTCGGCGCCACGCTCGGCACCCTGCGCGCCGCCCCCCTCCCGGACGGCCTGCGCGCCGCCCCCCCGCAGAACTTCGACTTCCGGCCCGCGTACGAAGCCGCGTACCGCGCCAGCGCCGACGCGGACCCCCACCACCCCACCTACGCGCAACCCGAAACTCTGGACGCGCTGCAGGACTACCTGAACGACGGGCTGCTGTTCGAGGTGCGTCTGCACGGCCGCTGGGTAGGCCTGATTGCCGCGCTGCCCACCACGCACCTGGGCCTGAGCGGCCTGGAAGTCGCCGAACTCACCCTCGCCCAGGACGCCCGGGGTCAGGGGCTCGGTGCGGCCCTCACGACGCTGCTCGCGCGCGCCGTTCCCCACCCCGACACGGACGTCCTGCTCGGCACCGTGCACGCCCGCAACACCCCCGCCCTCAAAGCCGCCCTGCGCGCCGGACGCACCGACCTGGGCGGCTGGGTGCAACTGCCCCTCTGA